A region of Maridesulfovibrio sp. DNA encodes the following proteins:
- a CDS encoding Nif11-like leader peptide family natural product precursor, translated as MSKKEVERLLIAGGENKSVKLKYNAIPSKEAFVATANEDGYDFTADELDEVLKESGDDFTTFGNPPARSIWWA; from the coding sequence ATGTCTAAGAAAGAAGTAGAGCGTCTGTTGATTGCAGGTGGAGAAAACAAAAGTGTAAAGCTCAAATACAACGCTATCCCGTCCAAGGAGGCCTTTGTGGCCACCGCCAACGAGGATGGATATGACTTTACGGCCGATGAGCTGGATGAGGTTCTCAAAGAATCCGGCGATGACTTCACCACCTTCGGCAATCCGCCGGCCCGTTCAATCTGGTGGGCGTAA
- a CDS encoding glycosyltransferase family 9 protein, translating into MPKYPILVLQMQRMGDLVLSFPLFLWLERTYPGHPIWVVAEESFFRPLMSVSPRVYYFPWEGVSVLRQKKYELILNLSIRPQAAELAGELQAEAKLGPVAAKGGATHILGNWQLYRASVVENNRHNLFHWADLNALDCVPLSSLAGTRWPKPRTLHKDSNRIGLFLGASEEAKRPAVSFWAGLCSELLKRGLRPVLFGGPMEKGMGQEVARLSKGPVLDMSGKLNLGELIAVGQSLQLFITPDTGPMHLAAWSGLKVLNLSMGNVNPWETGPYQNEHYVLRSTMSCALGCWTCSRDKLYCHTPFTPSRIAVAAKRMIIEDRSGLCKMNMPGLRLSLSTRNRDGVYSLKQLSGSISQAGDLLGRFWQQYFGAVFGLWDAEGACRVWDDFAGRQPDLAAKMAAHLPRLGKEFSRGLARSTSLDDSFWNSCPLILRQFTGFIHLFLQNGGYSRESWIKVLSYYEQLASILSRS; encoded by the coding sequence ATGCCCAAATATCCGATACTTGTTCTTCAGATGCAGCGTATGGGGGATCTGGTCCTCTCCTTTCCGCTTTTTCTGTGGTTGGAAAGAACCTATCCCGGTCATCCCATATGGGTGGTGGCAGAGGAAAGTTTCTTTCGTCCGCTCATGTCTGTCAGCCCTCGTGTATATTATTTCCCATGGGAAGGGGTGAGCGTGCTGCGTCAGAAAAAGTATGAACTTATTCTGAACCTGAGTATTCGGCCACAGGCCGCAGAACTTGCCGGGGAGTTACAGGCTGAGGCCAAGCTCGGTCCGGTGGCTGCAAAGGGCGGGGCCACTCACATACTCGGCAACTGGCAGCTTTACCGGGCCAGCGTGGTGGAAAATAACCGCCATAATTTATTTCACTGGGCGGATTTGAATGCCCTTGACTGCGTTCCCCTGAGCAGCCTTGCTGGTACCCGTTGGCCAAAGCCGCGCACTCTGCATAAGGATTCCAACCGCATAGGATTGTTTTTGGGGGCCAGCGAGGAGGCGAAACGTCCGGCAGTCAGTTTTTGGGCCGGGCTGTGTTCGGAACTTTTGAAACGGGGGTTGCGGCCGGTTCTTTTCGGCGGCCCTATGGAAAAGGGGATGGGGCAGGAAGTTGCCCGGTTGTCCAAAGGTCCGGTGCTGGATATGTCCGGCAAACTTAATTTGGGTGAGCTGATTGCAGTGGGACAGTCCCTGCAGCTTTTTATCACTCCGGATACCGGTCCTATGCACCTTGCGGCATGGTCCGGACTCAAGGTGCTCAATCTTTCCATGGGCAATGTCAATCCGTGGGAGACCGGACCTTACCAGAACGAACATTATGTGCTGCGGTCCACCATGAGTTGTGCCTTGGGCTGCTGGACCTGTTCCCGCGATAAACTTTACTGCCACACGCCTTTTACTCCTTCACGGATTGCCGTTGCAGCAAAACGCATGATCATCGAAGACCGCTCCGGTCTATGCAAGATGAATATGCCGGGCCTTCGTTTGTCGCTATCCACCAGAAACCGTGACGGCGTTTATTCTCTGAAGCAGTTAAGCGGAAGTATATCTCAGGCAGGTGATTTGCTGGGCCGTTTCTGGCAGCAGTACTTCGGTGCTGTTTTCGGGTTGTGGGATGCTGAAGGAGCCTGCCGGGTATGGGATGATTTTGCCGGGCGTCAACCTGACCTTGCAGCCAAGATGGCGGCACATCTGCCCCGTCTGGGTAAAGAGTTCAGCCGGGGGCTTGCCCGAAGCACTTCGCTTGATGATTCTTTTTGGAATTCATGTCCCCTGATCTTGAGGCAATTTACAGGTTTTATTCATCTCTTTTTGCAGAATGGCGGCTACAGTCGTGAGTCGTGGATCAAAGTCCTTTCCTATTATGAGCAACTGGCTTCTATCCTCAGCCGGAGCTGA
- a CDS encoding YkgJ family cysteine cluster protein, translated as MSKSLDEIIDDGLAYVLPLFKEHPEMVRFLREMSMAVCADCGSITPEMQQFPLLLAEKGTALFGANFSAVLGQVENLDPEFKVVCAAGCSYCCSSHITLSPQEAFRIALHLAADRPEDEFIRLTEECLSAASEFVPGQLKVFAQSYFQPCPFLKDNRCSIYEVRPILCRNWISTDLEACRKSFNTQNKVTVPQNALIMVQKDLIFTGQQAYLAGFGIEGGIGSFMPMLAQILTDYEGSYAKWLGGEKLNGQL; from the coding sequence ATGTCGAAAAGTCTTGATGAAATTATTGATGACGGACTTGCATACGTGTTGCCCCTGTTTAAGGAGCACCCGGAGATGGTCAGGTTTTTACGGGAAATGAGCATGGCCGTATGTGCGGACTGCGGAAGTATCACCCCGGAGATGCAGCAGTTCCCCTTACTGCTGGCTGAAAAAGGAACTGCGTTGTTTGGCGCGAATTTCAGTGCCGTGTTAGGACAGGTGGAAAATCTGGACCCTGAATTTAAAGTTGTCTGTGCTGCCGGATGTTCGTACTGCTGTTCTTCCCACATAACCTTGAGCCCGCAGGAAGCTTTCCGTATTGCGCTCCATCTGGCGGCTGATCGCCCTGAAGATGAATTCATCCGCCTGACGGAAGAATGCTTGTCCGCAGCCAGCGAGTTTGTTCCCGGTCAGCTCAAGGTGTTTGCGCAAAGTTATTTCCAGCCCTGTCCATTTTTAAAAGATAACCGGTGTTCCATTTATGAAGTGCGGCCTATCCTTTGCCGAAATTGGATTTCCACGGACCTTGAGGCCTGCAGGAAAAGTTTCAATACGCAAAACAAAGTGACCGTGCCGCAGAATGCCCTGATTATGGTCCAGAAGGATCTTATTTTTACCGGGCAGCAGGCCTATCTTGCCGGATTCGGCATAGAGGGCGGCATTGGATCGTTCATGCCCATGTTGGCGCAGATATTGACCGATTATGAAGGCAGCTATGCCAAATGGCTCGGCGGAGAAAAATTAAACGGTCAGCTTTAG
- a CDS encoding bile acid:sodium symporter family protein yields the protein MVNSLCRLIEGHFLFLAVALSMAAFIEPSMFIWMKPHIALSLGIIMFGMGLTLEFSDFAAAVKNYKAIGLGMLLQYTVMPALAVAFSVLFGLPQEALIGMVVVGACPGGTASNVIVHLAKANVALSVTMTLVSTCLAPLLTPLIIYVILNQQIEIPFLPMVKSVFWIVIFPLVDGLVLRRVFKRRLDPLLHIFPSISIMVIAMLVACIIGLNRDLLASFPVLVFAAVALHNLGGLGAGYGAGRLAGFNHRDSVTIAIEVGMQNSGLGVALATKYFGIASALPGALFSLWHNISGILLANRNRAVFSGGENVEKS from the coding sequence ATGGTAAATTCCCTGTGTCGTTTAATTGAAGGGCATTTTCTTTTTCTAGCAGTCGCTTTGAGTATGGCTGCTTTTATTGAACCGTCCATGTTCATATGGATGAAGCCGCACATTGCCCTCAGTCTGGGGATTATTATGTTCGGTATGGGACTTACCCTTGAGTTCAGTGATTTTGCGGCGGCTGTTAAAAATTATAAAGCTATCGGTCTGGGAATGCTGCTGCAATATACAGTCATGCCTGCGTTGGCTGTAGCCTTTTCCGTATTGTTCGGCCTTCCGCAGGAGGCTCTGATAGGTATGGTGGTAGTAGGAGCCTGTCCCGGCGGGACGGCATCAAATGTCATTGTGCATCTTGCAAAGGCCAATGTGGCCCTTTCGGTAACCATGACGCTTGTTTCCACTTGCCTTGCCCCGTTGCTTACCCCGCTGATTATCTATGTGATACTCAACCAGCAGATTGAGATACCTTTTTTGCCTATGGTTAAGTCCGTTTTCTGGATTGTGATTTTCCCTTTGGTGGATGGACTGGTCCTGCGCAGAGTGTTTAAGCGTAGATTGGATCCTTTACTGCATATTTTCCCTTCAATCTCAATTATGGTAATTGCCATGCTCGTAGCCTGTATTATCGGCTTGAACCGTGATCTGCTGGCTTCCTTTCCTGTGTTGGTATTTGCTGCGGTAGCTCTGCATAATCTGGGCGGTTTGGGGGCCGGATACGGAGCCGGAAGGCTCGCCGGATTCAATCATCGTGACAGCGTAACCATTGCCATTGAAGTCGGTATGCAGAATTCCGGTCTGGGGGTTGCTCTGGCAACTAAATATTTCGGTATAGCGAGTGCCTTGCCCGGAGCCTTGTTCAGTCTCTGGCATAATATTTCTGGAATATTGCTTGCCAACCGTAACAGGGCAGTTTTTTCAGGAGGAGAGAATGTCGAAAAGTCTTGA
- a CDS encoding flagellar hook-length control protein FliK has translation MKILPHLEQSNQDLSNILDRTSLSEDTYRSSMFDNFLYSCRSDVDSTFQQAQELVNNSQTVYEETASYAESTRAAEYIDEAAENVSMQSVEEQPQDLTVSREDWKDIKKELEEYGLDDKDIADLEEKVMSENGITYGQLVAELSSMMKTMKGINLSPVQEQNLNSIFTQLGFSPDESKGLLASIRQGKLGDVVEKMQAKLASMSDTDKLQLSADEAKTLTDLLKLKGNVGNKVAGLLTANGATVADFKKGFSALKTALAQQQATQDAKDLKLVKSVADSLHSAMEKASDQSPSTMRMASAEVISDSMGVSKEIGDGARQDARNNGENSSRNGADLKGEGNSGKQQAGQGDGKSGNRHWLEELLSDSDDQDSWNDFFGKLSDESLGKGEGSLNGNIFGNGFGTLQSAVKSAQAGKVDTMWEKTARSNILEQVQEGVFKNLGQGRNQLTLKLNPHDLGTVNVMLQVKNKDVQATIRAENPDTAKVLAEQLDVVKKALEEQGLKVEKLEVQTGIADSQTDTSWKNAEDHNSAQYQGMMSEMRKRWQTLRQEGTSLAQEMQSVDHKAQISPSGLYIVA, from the coding sequence ATGAAAATACTTCCACATCTCGAGCAAAGTAATCAGGATTTGAGCAATATTTTAGACAGAACTTCACTGTCCGAGGATACTTATCGCTCATCAATGTTTGATAATTTCCTTTATTCCTGCCGGTCCGACGTTGATTCGACATTTCAGCAGGCTCAGGAATTAGTTAATAATTCCCAGACAGTATATGAAGAAACTGCTTCCTATGCCGAGTCTACAAGAGCTGCTGAGTATATTGATGAAGCTGCGGAAAATGTGTCCATGCAGTCTGTTGAGGAACAGCCGCAGGATTTGACCGTAAGTCGCGAAGACTGGAAGGATATCAAGAAAGAACTCGAAGAGTACGGCCTTGATGATAAGGATATTGCCGACCTTGAAGAAAAGGTTATGAGCGAAAACGGCATTACCTACGGACAGCTTGTAGCTGAGCTTTCATCTATGATGAAAACCATGAAGGGTATCAATCTGAGTCCTGTTCAGGAGCAGAACCTTAATTCTATTTTTACCCAATTGGGATTTTCCCCGGACGAATCCAAGGGCCTGCTGGCTTCAATCCGGCAGGGCAAGCTCGGTGATGTTGTAGAAAAGATGCAGGCAAAACTTGCATCCATGTCTGATACCGACAAGCTGCAACTCTCAGCAGATGAGGCAAAGACCCTGACCGATCTGTTGAAGCTTAAGGGCAATGTCGGCAATAAGGTTGCCGGGCTGCTGACCGCAAACGGAGCAACTGTTGCCGATTTCAAAAAAGGCTTTTCAGCTCTCAAAACCGCTTTGGCTCAGCAGCAGGCCACTCAGGATGCCAAAGATCTCAAGCTGGTTAAAAGCGTAGCTGATTCCCTGCATTCAGCCATGGAAAAAGCTTCCGACCAGTCTCCCAGTACTATGCGTATGGCTTCGGCTGAAGTTATCAGTGACTCCATGGGCGTGAGCAAAGAGATCGGTGATGGTGCAAGGCAGGATGCCCGGAACAATGGGGAAAATTCCTCCAGAAACGGCGCCGACCTGAAGGGCGAAGGGAATTCCGGTAAACAACAGGCCGGGCAAGGCGACGGCAAGAGCGGGAACCGACATTGGCTGGAAGAACTTCTTTCCGATTCTGATGATCAGGACAGCTGGAATGATTTTTTCGGCAAGCTCTCCGATGAATCCTTGGGCAAGGGCGAGGGCAGTCTTAACGGTAATATCTTCGGTAACGGCTTCGGTACCCTGCAGAGTGCGGTCAAGTCCGCACAGGCCGGAAAGGTCGATACCATGTGGGAAAAAACTGCCCGCTCCAACATTCTTGAGCAGGTTCAGGAGGGAGTCTTCAAGAATCTCGGTCAGGGACGAAATCAGCTGACATTGAAGCTTAATCCCCATGACCTCGGTACTGTGAATGTCATGCTGCAGGTCAAGAATAAGGATGTGCAGGCCACAATCAGGGCGGAAAATCCTGACACAGCAAAAGTTCTTGCCGAGCAGTTGGATGTTGTGAAGAAGGCACTGGAAGAGCAGGGCCTAAAAGTGGAAAAACTTGAAGTCCAGACCGGTATTGCAGACAGTCAGACCGACACTTCATGGAAAAATGCTGAAGATCATAACTCAGCGCAATATCAGGGAATGATGTCTGAAATGCGTAAGCGTTGGCAGACTTTGAGACAGGAAGGAACCTCTTTGGCCCAGGAAATGCAAAGTGTAGATCACAAGGCACAAATTTCCCCAAGCGGGCTTTACATAGTGGCTTAA
- a CDS encoding flagellar hook assembly protein FlgD, whose amino-acid sequence MGYVGFSNILGRAEADMAASNQPTHKNQLGQDDFLKLLLTQMQNQDPANPMEDKEYMAQMAQFSSLEQLTQVNSNIKTMIDNGTQDQMVSAVGFIGKEVKAEGYTVSREGDKVSKIFYGLGEPVANAFINIYDSNKNLMRTVQLGSKAKGTYEFEWDGKDWADKNVPDGVYTIAMAAEDANGSPVMVKTEVSGEVSGVVSEGGQQYLHLKDGRYINFLNIKEVVSPTDVSDSSSADESSSSSS is encoded by the coding sequence ATGGGATACGTAGGATTCAGCAACATACTTGGAAGGGCGGAAGCCGATATGGCAGCCAGCAACCAGCCGACGCATAAAAACCAGCTGGGGCAGGATGATTTCCTGAAGCTTCTCCTTACCCAGATGCAGAATCAGGATCCGGCCAACCCCATGGAAGATAAAGAATACATGGCTCAGATGGCACAGTTCTCCAGCCTTGAACAGCTCACGCAGGTGAACAGTAATATCAAGACCATGATCGATAACGGCACTCAGGACCAGATGGTTTCCGCAGTAGGCTTCATAGGTAAAGAGGTCAAAGCGGAAGGATATACCGTAAGTCGTGAAGGGGACAAGGTAAGTAAGATCTTCTACGGTCTTGGGGAGCCTGTGGCAAACGCGTTCATTAATATTTACGACAGTAACAAAAACCTTATGCGCACAGTTCAGCTCGGCTCAAAGGCGAAAGGAACCTACGAGTTCGAATGGGACGGAAAGGACTGGGCAGACAAAAATGTACCGGACGGAGTTTACACTATCGCCATGGCGGCGGAAGATGCGAACGGCAGCCCGGTAATGGTTAAGACGGAAGTCAGTGGCGAAGTGTCCGGGGTAGTTTCCGAGGGCGGTCAGCAGTACCTGCACCTTAAGGACGGTCGCTACATCAACTTCCTCAACATCAAGGAAGTAGTAAGTCCGACGGATGTTTCCGATTCATCTTCGGCAGATGAATCATCTTCAAGTTCAAGTTAA
- the trpB gene encoding tryptophan synthase subunit beta — translation MTDNATINADGFFGEYGGQFVPDQLLPILNELAETYEKFRKDPEFIREFQYYLAKYSGRPTPLYLCANLTEELGGAKIYLKREDLNHLGAHKVNNTIGQILLAKRMGKKKIIAETGAGQHGVATAATCALMGMKCTVVMGEVDMERQKLNVFRMRMMGADVVAAKSGQRTLKEAVDEALGAWISDAENTFYLLGSAVGPHPYPGMVRDFQSVIGREAKQQCLEDEGRLPDYCIACVGGGSNAIGLFADFIGEESVKLVGVEPSGRGLEPGEHAATLCLGEPGVMHGFNSYMLKDEQGEPAPVYSISAGLDYPSVGPEHSHLKDLGRAEYVHASDKEATDAFFKLSQTEGIIPALESSHALAYAFKLAPQLDKDKIIVVNLSGRGDKDVAQIEDMISKGELELP, via the coding sequence ATGACTGATAACGCAACCATCAATGCAGACGGCTTTTTCGGTGAATACGGCGGACAGTTTGTTCCCGACCAGCTTCTACCCATCCTGAACGAGCTGGCGGAGACTTACGAGAAATTCCGCAAAGACCCTGAGTTTATAAGAGAATTTCAGTACTATCTTGCAAAGTACTCCGGTCGCCCCACTCCCCTTTACCTCTGTGCCAACCTCACTGAAGAGCTGGGCGGTGCTAAAATCTACCTCAAACGCGAAGACCTCAACCATCTCGGCGCACACAAGGTAAACAATACCATCGGTCAGATTCTGCTGGCAAAACGCATGGGCAAGAAAAAAATTATCGCTGAAACCGGTGCCGGACAGCACGGCGTAGCCACTGCCGCAACCTGTGCACTCATGGGCATGAAATGTACTGTCGTCATGGGTGAAGTGGACATGGAACGCCAGAAGCTGAATGTATTCCGCATGCGCATGATGGGCGCGGATGTCGTAGCCGCAAAATCCGGTCAGCGTACCCTCAAGGAAGCTGTGGACGAAGCCCTTGGCGCATGGATCAGTGACGCAGAAAACACATTTTACCTGCTCGGCTCTGCAGTAGGCCCGCATCCCTACCCGGGCATGGTCCGCGACTTCCAGTCCGTAATCGGCCGCGAAGCAAAACAGCAGTGCCTTGAAGACGAAGGCCGTCTGCCCGATTACTGCATTGCCTGTGTTGGCGGCGGTTCCAACGCCATCGGTCTTTTTGCAGATTTCATCGGAGAAGAATCCGTTAAACTTGTCGGTGTCGAGCCTTCCGGCCGCGGACTTGAGCCCGGTGAACACGCTGCCACCCTTTGCCTCGGCGAGCCCGGTGTAATGCACGGTTTCAACTCATACATGCTCAAGGATGAACAGGGAGAACCGGCTCCGGTCTACTCCATCTCCGCAGGCCTTGATTACCCAAGTGTCGGCCCCGAGCATTCCCACCTCAAGGATCTTGGCCGAGCCGAATATGTTCATGCCTCCGACAAGGAAGCAACAGATGCATTCTTTAAACTTTCCCAGACCGAAGGAATTATCCCCGCACTGGAATCTTCCCACGCTCTGGCCTATGCCTTCAAGCTGGCACCCCAGCTCGACAAGGATAAAATCATCGTGGTCAACCTCTCCGGTCGCGGCGACAAAGACGTTGCCCAGATCGAAGACATGATCAGCAAAGGCGAACTTGAATTGCCTTAA
- a CDS encoding flagellar hook protein FlgE has translation MGLSASLFSGITGLQAHGDKMSVLGNNIANVNTVGFKSAKMHFEDAISQDMSTATGIAQVGRGVQVGAIYADYAQGSFETTSESTDLAIGGDGFFIVSPKDEDTSYYTRAGNFRFDKDGFLTDPHGYVLQGWQVQDESSSQVATGASVTTSNAVRTIGVPTDIRLENFQSAPKETTTINVITNLDSSEPSRAGGANPLHALFDSWDGTQDPALGDSLYAYQSTIKVYDANGSAHNVTTYFDQVDLDGEGGKKVWEFIVTCDPEEDGRIFPGTSNGFAGTESAGLLMTGTMTFNAAGDLTGMSAYTLKSNGDGTFPVATDGTTGANGARNPANWSLAEFSQDGLPVMTANFLSRSNASYTNSSNLPVTIEMNFGLTNQDISGSNPTKGWGSVDPTMETLDGLDGSGAAMPAVSTIANFGDAEKSALSTTSYDSGSTTLFQSQDGYTAGFLQSTSVSRDGVLTGRYSNGQIQELYVLTLASFNNDWGLRREGGNLFTETRESGDALTGLPNSGGKGSIASNSLEMSNVDLAVEFVNMITTQRGFQANSKVITTTDSMMGELIQLKR, from the coding sequence ATGGGTTTATCAGCATCATTATTCTCAGGTATCACAGGTTTGCAGGCACACGGCGACAAGATGTCCGTGCTTGGTAACAACATCGCAAACGTGAACACAGTCGGCTTCAAGAGTGCAAAAATGCACTTTGAAGATGCCATCAGCCAGGATATGTCCACCGCCACCGGTATTGCACAGGTTGGTCGAGGCGTGCAGGTTGGGGCAATTTATGCCGACTACGCTCAGGGTTCTTTTGAAACAACCTCTGAGTCCACCGACCTCGCTATCGGTGGTGACGGATTTTTCATTGTCTCTCCCAAGGATGAAGACACATCTTATTACACAAGAGCCGGTAACTTCCGTTTTGACAAAGACGGCTTTCTTACCGACCCCCACGGCTACGTGCTGCAGGGTTGGCAGGTGCAGGACGAAAGCAGCTCGCAGGTTGCCACCGGAGCAAGCGTTACTACCAGTAATGCCGTGCGCACTATCGGTGTCCCTACCGACATCAGACTGGAGAATTTCCAATCCGCACCTAAGGAAACCACCACCATCAATGTAATCACCAACCTTGATTCCAGTGAACCAAGCCGGGCCGGTGGTGCCAACCCGCTCCACGCCCTCTTTGATTCATGGGACGGTACTCAGGATCCGGCTCTGGGTGACTCCCTTTATGCTTACCAGTCCACTATCAAGGTCTATGACGCCAACGGTTCCGCACACAACGTGACTACTTATTTTGATCAGGTTGATCTGGACGGAGAAGGCGGTAAAAAAGTCTGGGAATTTATCGTGACCTGCGACCCTGAAGAAGACGGCCGTATTTTCCCCGGCACAAGTAACGGTTTTGCCGGAACAGAATCAGCCGGGCTGCTTATGACCGGAACCATGACTTTTAACGCCGCCGGTGATTTGACCGGTATGTCGGCATATACTCTTAAAAGTAACGGTGACGGTACTTTCCCTGTAGCAACCGATGGAACTACCGGGGCTAACGGTGCCCGTAACCCAGCTAACTGGAGCCTTGCTGAATTCTCACAGGACGGTCTGCCGGTTATGACTGCGAACTTTCTTTCAAGGTCTAATGCCAGTTATACCAACTCCAGCAACCTACCGGTCACAATCGAGATGAATTTCGGTTTGACCAACCAGGATATTTCCGGGTCGAACCCCACTAAGGGGTGGGGGTCTGTTGATCCCACTATGGAAACATTGGATGGTCTGGACGGTTCAGGAGCAGCAATGCCTGCAGTCAGTACCATCGCCAACTTCGGTGATGCGGAAAAGAGCGCACTCTCCACAACCAGTTATGACTCCGGTTCTACCACTCTGTTCCAGTCTCAGGACGGTTACACCGCAGGTTTCCTGCAGAGTACTTCCGTAAGCAGGGACGGGGTTTTGACCGGGCGTTACTCCAACGGACAGATTCAGGAACTCTATGTCCTGACTCTTGCCTCATTCAACAATGACTGGGGACTCAGGCGTGAAGGCGGTAACCTCTTTACCGAAACAAGGGAATCAGGTGACGCCCTGACCGGGCTGCCCAACAGCGGCGGCAAGGGCTCCATTGCCTCCAACTCCCTTGAGATGTCCAACGTGGACCTTGCGGTCGAGTTTGTGAACATGATTACCACTCAGCGCGGTTTTCAGGCCAACTCAAAGGTCATTACCACCACGGACTCCATGATGGGCGAGCTT
- the fsa gene encoding fructose-6-phosphate aldolase has translation MEFFLDTANLDEIRKAKAQGLMDGVTTNPTLLSREGGDWRKQAEAICAEVEGPVSLEVVGESAEEMVREADDLAAFGDNVVIKVPMTNEGLVATKTLYRKGVKTNVTLVFSPLQALLAAKAGATYVSPFVGRLDGISHDGMELIRQIRAIFDNYDFPTKILVASIRHPMHVLDSALIGADVATIPYNVISQLASHPLTDKGLAAFNADWEKLTGGIATK, from the coding sequence ATGGAATTCTTTCTGGATACAGCGAATCTTGATGAAATAAGAAAGGCCAAAGCGCAGGGCTTGATGGATGGGGTAACCACCAACCCGACCCTGCTTTCCCGGGAAGGCGGGGATTGGCGCAAACAGGCCGAGGCCATTTGTGCCGAAGTTGAGGGTCCTGTCAGTCTTGAGGTGGTAGGGGAAAGTGCTGAAGAAATGGTTCGCGAGGCTGATGATCTGGCTGCTTTCGGCGATAACGTTGTTATCAAGGTTCCCATGACCAACGAAGGGCTTGTGGCTACCAAGACCTTGTATCGCAAGGGTGTGAAAACTAATGTGACTCTTGTGTTTTCTCCTTTGCAGGCCCTGCTGGCTGCCAAGGCCGGGGCTACCTACGTGAGTCCTTTTGTTGGACGTCTGGACGGAATTTCCCATGACGGCATGGAGTTGATCCGCCAGATCCGTGCAATCTTTGATAATTATGATTTTCCTACCAAAATTCTGGTGGCCTCTATCCGCCATCCCATGCATGTGCTTGATTCCGCGCTTATCGGTGCGGATGTGGCGACCATTCCATATAATGTTATAAGCCAGCTTGCCTCCCACCCCTTGACTGACAAGGGACTGGCCGCATTTAATGCCGACTGGGAGAAGTTGACCGGGGGCATTGCCACAAAATAA